In Chitinophaga oryzae, the sequence CGGTATCCCTGATCAGGTCTGTAATGCTTTTAATATCTTCTTCGCTGTTGAGCCGTGATACTTTTTCTTTGATCTTCGTGAGCGTGTCCGCTTTTTCCATCAGGTGCATGCTGGTATTGGCCAGTTCTTTTTTCTGCAACAGTACCTCCTGAGCTAACTTTTCATTTTGAAGCTTGATGATTTCTTTTTCGTTCTTCTCCAGCTCGAGGTGATGGATGTAATTGAGCCTTTTCTGCTCTTCCTCAAATTTTCGCCGTTGCACGAGCAGTTTATGCTTCTGGCGTTTTTGTATCAGGTATACCAGGCCGGCAAAAAGGGCCAGGTAGCCAAGGATGGCCCAGACGGTCTTATACCATGGGGCTCTTATGACAAAGGTGTAAGACACCACTGCTGACTCCTGCTGTTGCTGGTCGCGGGCTTTTACTTTGAAGGTATAGGTACCGTTGGAGAGGTTGGTATAGTCCTTTTCCGTTTTACGGTCCCAGGAAGACCATTCGCGGTCGTATCCTTCCAGCTGGTAGCTGTACTCCATGTGTTTGTGGGATTCATACGCCGGTGCGCTGTATTCGAAATGAAAAGCGTTGTAGGCGGCGGACAAGGATGGTATATTACCGGTAAGCGGACCATGATAGCCGCCAAAGATAGTGCTGTCTGCCTTGCCGGCGGTTTTGACCATTCCCAGGAGGACGGTCACACGGGGCTTGACTGCGGTATATTTTTTATAATCAAGATGTATCAACCCGTTTTCTGAGCCGATAAAGATATTTTCCCGGTTATAGGGGTAGATGTTCTCAAACCTTGAAAGGAGCTGGCCAGCCAGTTCAGGAAAGTAGGTGACGGTGGGCGCGCTGACGCCATCTGCCGGCGAAAAATGCACTACGCCTGTTCCTTTTTCGTTGCAGAACCATACGTTCCCTTCATCGTCTTCAGTGAGGTACCGCATTTTCATCTTCCCGAAAACGGCAGACAGGAAGCCGGAAGGAACGAACCGGTTGCTTTGGGCGCTAAACTCGTAAAGTCCGTTGGTGGTCGCAAAAAGGACCTGGTTTTTTATTTTGAAAACAAAGTTGTTTAACGCCGATGGCAGGCCGTCATTCGTAGTGTAAAGGCGGGCGGTGTATTTTTTTTTGTCCTCCGATAAGGTGAAACGATAAATACCCCGGTAGGGATGGGAGGCCCAGATATCCCCGTTGTTGTCGAGGGCCAGAAAGCGGTAAGAGTCGGGAACGCCCGCTATTTTACCGGCGTCCTGGAAGCGGCTGTTTTCATAGCGGAGCCTTTTGAGGCCGTTGTAAGTGCCTACCACGACGTCCTGTACCGGAAACACGGATGACAAGGGCAGGAAATACCAGCAACCTTCGCCGCCGGAAATCAGCTGCGCATCGTTACCCTGCACGTCATAAATACCGATGTCATTGCCGAGCACCAGGCGTCCGTTGACTTCACGAAGGTTCCATGCTTCACGGTTTTCTGTGTTGGCGACACGCGCAAAGTCGTTTTTCGTGACATGAAGGTTATTATTATCAGCCAGTGCGGCGCTGTATAACCCGTTGGAAGTGCCCACATACAGCCTGTTGTGGAAAATACGTGTGGAATACGCGGACAGGTTATTGGCTTTGCCAATCTGCAGGTACCGGATGGCTGAATTATAATTGATATAACTGATACCGCTGTTAAGGCCTGTCCACAGGTTTTTGTCGGCGTCCATAAAAACGCTCAGCGTATTATTATTTTGCAGGCCCTGTTCATCAGAGAAACGTTGTAGCCCGTTGTGCCTGATATTGGCCACAAGGCAACCGCCAGCAGCGGTGGCCATGACAAATTCATCGTCATTTATTTTAGTGGCGGAGTTGATATAGAGATCGTGTTGTGGATTGTTGTGTTGGAGGGAGATGGTGCCATTTTGTAATAAAAATGTTCCATTTGTCCTGGTGACGATGAAAATACTATCTTTTCTCATTTGGAACATGCCGGCGATAAGCACACCTGCCAGCTTTTTACCATCATTCACAGGCTCCCACCGGGTATCATTCAGTTGAAGCATGCCAGTGGCACGGTCGGCGGCATAGATCCGGTCACCGGCACGCGCCATAAAAGTCCATTGAGAGTTAGGCTGGTGCACATGGACGGACTGACCGTTATACTCAAAGATCCTGTCGTGGGCCTGGAAGAAGATCCGCTTGCCCAGGACGGCGATATGCCACACGTCTGCAAACCGTTGATGCGGCGGTGGAATTTTGTCTTTGATGGAGGTGTAGGTCAAAATGCCATTCTGTCCGGAAGAGAAATACCCTATTTCATCCTGGCCGCCCACGTATATTTTCCCGTCGTCGCTGATGGCGAGGCACCATATCACCGTATTATTAGGCAGCGGATACAATTTCCAGTGACTGCCATCGAAACGTAACAAACCCTCATTATTGGCAAAATACATGACTTTCTGCTTGTCCTGACCGATGTCCCAGTTCTGGCTGCCGCTGTGATAATCAAATTTGGTGTAGTTGATAACGGCAGGAATGCCGGTCCCGTTTTGTGCATAAACAGCGTGACCGACAGTTGACAACAGCACCGGAAACAACAGGATGTTAAGCAGAATCTTATTCATATATGAGTCCCCACACGCGGATGTAGTAGTATTGTAGTAGTACGTTCGTCCATAAAAATAGACAATTACGGGATAAGACGTAGTAATGAAGTAGTGTTTTCTTCCTGTTTTCTGACAGGGTGCTCTACTTTTGTTTTTCCACGATCCACATTTAAGGAATGAAGCCAAAAACTAAATTTTACGTATGAAAAAAAAGTTCTCCAGAATTTTTCTCCTCCTTGTGCTGTCTGTTATCGTTCATTTAACCACCGATGCCCAAAACAAAATTGTAAAAGGCACCGTGACGGATGACAAAAATGCAGCGGTCATTGGCGCCTCTGTTGGTGTAAAAGGAACGGTAATCGGTACCTCCACGAATGAAGCAGGGGGATTTACCTTGTCCGTGCCTCCGGGCGCAGACTCTATTGTTGTGTCGGCAATAGGGTTTAACAGGCAGGTGGTCGCCATTACCGGCGCCGTCGTTAACGTTCAGTTGGAGTCTTCCAGGACCAAACTGGATGAGGTGATAGTAGTCGGTTATGGTACGCAGAAAAAAGCCGACCTCACTGCCCCGATCACTACGGTTAACACAGAAAATATGTTGAAGCGGACCACGGCCACGCCCATGGAAGCGCTGCAGGGAAGTGTTCCCGGCGTACAGGTGGTGACCAGCGGCGCCCCCGGCAGCTCCCCGAATGTCCGTATCAGAGGGGTAGGATCGTTTAATAATGAAAATCCGCTATACGTGGTGGATGGAATGTTTGTTAATGACATCAGCTTTCTGAACCCTAACGATATTGCCGATATGTCCATCCTGAAGGATGCGTCGGGCGCCGCCATCTATGGCGTACGTGCCGCGAACGGCGTGGTGCTGATCACCACCAAAAAAGGGAAAACGAATATGAAGACCCGCGTCACCTACACCGGGTATGTGGGCGTACAGAAGCCGACAAATGTATTGAAAATGGCCAACGGGCAACAGTACACCTCCTTTTCGCTGCAGAGAGGATCGGTGGCCGACAGCGGTACCGTATTGTTATCTTCCCAAAAATATGGCGGCAGTGGTCTGAATCCTACCACCAGCACGGACTGGTACGATGTTATATTAAGGAAAAGCGCCATGCTGACCAACCACGGCATAGATGTGCAGGGTGGCAGCGACAAGATCACATACTCAATGGGGCTGAATTACACCTACCAGAACGGTATTTTAAATGCCCTGAACAATTTCAAAAGGTACAACGGACGGCTGCAGCTCGAAGCCCGGGCTTTCCCCTGGCTGAAAGTAGGCTTCTCCGCCATCTTTAACAACTCCGTTACTTTCAATCCCAATAACGCTGCTTTCCTGGATGCTTACACCGCCTCGCCGTTGTTCCCGGTGTATGACAGCACCAACGTCAACGCTTTCCCGGTGAAGTTTACCGCTGCGTCGGTAATAGGCAGGTCTGACGACAAAAACCCGATGGCCTCCGCCTATTATAATTACGACCGGTCGAGGGCATTTCAGATATTACCTACTTTATATGCGGAAGCAGGCTTCTGGGAAAATAAAATCACCTTCCGGTCACAGTTGAGCCAGGTATATGGTTCCCTGCTGGGCACAAAATACCGGCCGGAGATGAACCTGGGCCCCGGCGCCGGTTCTACCGTATCTCACCTGACCTCCATCCAGGAGCGCACTACCAATTATATACTCGATAACCTTCTCACCTATAAAGACGGCAAAGGCGCGCATCACTGGAGCATACTGCTGGGGCAGTCCACAAGGGAAGAACGCTGGCGCCAGACACGGACCGAAGCCGATGATGTTCCCAACGTGGAAGAATCGTGGTATACCGGCCAGTATACGTCCAGTGCCGCTTACTACGGAGAGAACGGTACCCGCAACGCAGGTCTTTCCTATTTCACCCGTGCTACCTACGACTTCGATAATAAATACCTCCTCACGGCCACCTTCCGCGCTGATGGCAGCTCCA encodes:
- a CDS encoding SusC/RagA family TonB-linked outer membrane protein, whose amino-acid sequence is MKKKFSRIFLLLVLSVIVHLTTDAQNKIVKGTVTDDKNAAVIGASVGVKGTVIGTSTNEAGGFTLSVPPGADSIVVSAIGFNRQVVAITGAVVNVQLESSRTKLDEVIVVGYGTQKKADLTAPITTVNTENMLKRTTATPMEALQGSVPGVQVVTSGAPGSSPNVRIRGVGSFNNENPLYVVDGMFVNDISFLNPNDIADMSILKDASGAAIYGVRAANGVVLITTKKGKTNMKTRVTYTGYVGVQKPTNVLKMANGQQYTSFSLQRGSVADSGTVLLSSQKYGGSGLNPTTSTDWYDVILRKSAMLTNHGIDVQGGSDKITYSMGLNYTYQNGILNALNNFKRYNGRLQLEARAFPWLKVGFSAIFNNSVTFNPNNAAFLDAYTASPLFPVYDSTNVNAFPVKFTAASVIGRSDDKNPMASAYYNYDRSRAFQILPTLYAEAGFWENKITFRSQLSQVYGSLLGTKYRPEMNLGPGAGSTVSHLTSIQERTTNYILDNLLTYKDGKGAHHWSILLGQSTREERWRQTRTEADDVPNVEESWYTGQYTSSAAYYGENGTRNAGLSYFTRATYDFDNKYLLTATFRADGSSKYQTKWGYFPSVGLGWVLSREAFMKNQKIFDFLKLRGSWGQLGNDGVNSNAGYAIVKTGNSNSAVFGSTAGANGLYVPGYTVDRFFTDVTWEVVTEWDAGIDFEMFKGKLKGSVDYYNRKTTKAAFYRPFSFTYRTVYGNWADMVNSGWDIALNWSDKIGQVGYQIGGNVSTLKNKVTSLGTLPSSTGGFPEWTAEFPNRILVGEPINYFYGYEFTGVYQTQQEIDGDPIAKHYNQGASSPIVPGFPKYKDQNGDGVLDDKDRINMGSYLPKFTYGFNIALNYKQFDFSVAFQGVSGNKIFNLNRGRLYKASTSLNIDEKFASNLWTGPGSTNAYPSAYALGQGWFKVSNSFFVESGAYLRVQNIQLGYNFKVGKQSPIGMRVFATADRPFMFTRYNGFTPEVGTYTGNGASVSGYDANVYPVSSTYSLGVTATF
- a CDS encoding ligand-binding sensor domain-containing protein, which encodes MNKILLNILLFPVLLSTVGHAVYAQNGTGIPAVINYTKFDYHSGSQNWDIGQDKQKVMYFANNEGLLRFDGSHWKLYPLPNNTVIWCLAISDDGKIYVGGQDEIGYFSSGQNGILTYTSIKDKIPPPHQRFADVWHIAVLGKRIFFQAHDRIFEYNGQSVHVHQPNSQWTFMARAGDRIYAADRATGMLQLNDTRWEPVNDGKKLAGVLIAGMFQMRKDSIFIVTRTNGTFLLQNGTISLQHNNPQHDLYINSATKINDDEFVMATAAGGCLVANIRHNGLQRFSDEQGLQNNNTLSVFMDADKNLWTGLNSGISYINYNSAIRYLQIGKANNLSAYSTRIFHNRLYVGTSNGLYSAALADNNNLHVTKNDFARVANTENREAWNLREVNGRLVLGNDIGIYDVQGNDAQLISGGEGCWYFLPLSSVFPVQDVVVGTYNGLKRLRYENSRFQDAGKIAGVPDSYRFLALDNNGDIWASHPYRGIYRFTLSEDKKKYTARLYTTNDGLPSALNNFVFKIKNQVLFATTNGLYEFSAQSNRFVPSGFLSAVFGKMKMRYLTEDDEGNVWFCNEKGTGVVHFSPADGVSAPTVTYFPELAGQLLSRFENIYPYNRENIFIGSENGLIHLDYKKYTAVKPRVTVLLGMVKTAGKADSTIFGGYHGPLTGNIPSLSAAYNAFHFEYSAPAYESHKHMEYSYQLEGYDREWSSWDRKTEKDYTNLSNGTYTFKVKARDQQQQESAVVSYTFVIRAPWYKTVWAILGYLALFAGLVYLIQKRQKHKLLVQRRKFEEEQKRLNYIHHLELEKNEKEIIKLQNEKLAQEVLLQKKELANTSMHLMEKADTLTKIKEKVSRLNSEEDIKSITDLIRDTEKINANWDVFAAHFDELNDGFLNKLKKQYPQLTKTDLKMCTYIKLNLTTKEVSQLLNITVRGVEVSRYRIRKKIGLPTEQSLSQFLNQI